A region of Desulfolithobacter dissulfuricans DNA encodes the following proteins:
- a CDS encoding glycosyltransferase family protein codes for MDGVEWRRTQWSLPAKAWLYMNERVGCLIGNHLIADHPEIANHLATRVRRDKITMIPYGADQVTKAAEEPIRKLGLTPGEYALVIARPEPDNSILEIVKAFGCPASGKKLVVLGRFDVEGSSYHRSVVEAASESVLFPGAIYDLSVTQSLRFHAALYVHGHRVGGTNPSLVEALGAGSPVLAHDNPFNRWVAGSGAHFFNNETDCAHKFAELLENRHEQERMRAASLRRFKEQFTWEKVLQQYRDLIGKFLPVSSANPPSRQA; via the coding sequence ATGGATGGTGTCGAATGGAGGCGCACCCAGTGGAGCTTGCCAGCAAAAGCTTGGCTCTATATGAATGAGCGCGTCGGGTGTCTCATTGGCAATCACCTGATTGCCGATCATCCGGAAATCGCCAATCACCTCGCTACGCGAGTTCGCAGAGACAAGATCACCATGATACCGTATGGAGCGGACCAGGTAACAAAGGCAGCCGAGGAGCCGATCAGGAAACTGGGATTAACGCCAGGAGAATATGCGCTGGTGATTGCCCGTCCGGAGCCGGATAATTCGATCTTGGAGATCGTAAAGGCGTTTGGTTGTCCTGCCAGTGGTAAGAAGCTTGTTGTGTTGGGACGTTTTGACGTCGAGGGTAGCAGTTATCACCGGTCGGTTGTTGAGGCTGCATCCGAAAGCGTGCTGTTCCCGGGAGCGATATATGATCTGTCGGTGACGCAATCGTTAAGATTTCATGCAGCATTATACGTTCACGGACATCGAGTGGGAGGTACGAACCCGTCTTTGGTAGAGGCTCTCGGGGCCGGCTCACCCGTATTGGCGCACGACAATCCGTTCAACCGATGGGTTGCCGGGAGCGGGGCGCACTTTTTCAATAATGAAACGGACTGCGCACACAAGTTTGCAGAGCTTCTGGAAAATCGACACGAGCAGGAGCGGATGAGAGCCGCTTCCCTAAGGCGTTTCAAAGAACAGTTTACTTGGGAAAAGGTGCTTCAACAGTATAGGGATCTGATTGGCAAATTCCTCCCTGTGTCGAGTGCCAATCCTCCATCCAGGCAAGCGTGA
- a CDS encoding DUF1972 domain-containing protein — translation MLQGHKKPVQLHIVGVRGVPAQHGGFETFAAKLAPYLAKEGWKVTVYCQESGKGKAREDSWEGVRRVHIPVGIGEQLRQFCSI, via the coding sequence ATGCTTCAAGGACATAAGAAACCGGTACAACTTCACATTGTTGGCGTTAGAGGGGTTCCAGCCCAACATGGCGGGTTCGAAACCTTTGCCGCTAAATTGGCGCCTTATTTGGCTAAGGAGGGGTGGAAAGTCACCGTCTACTGCCAGGAAAGCGGAAAGGGGAAGGCGAGGGAGGATTCCTGGGAGGGCGTTCGCCGGGTGCATATACCGGTCGGCATCGGGGAGCAGCTTCGACAATTCTGTTCGATATAA
- a CDS encoding family 20 glycosylhydrolase, protein MHRAYQLFVVLVALLFAAVSSALAADDDTGSSVYRPPARIWHFVLRGVTPDRARWMVDLARSAGFEAVQVSITDGVKLDRAPWQARDDAWSKPDFFAWVTYAQENGMEVIPELELLTHQEKFFQGNFPELMFNRVTYDPRNEETYRRVLALLEELIDALHPRAIHIGHDEVAGYNVNSLKRWLGPGENMLPAELFVQDVRRIYSYLKERGIMTWMWGDMLIAPEEFPEMLDKHLHGSVPGYGKALRDKLPRDIVICDWHYFDDQAEFPSLAVMQQEGFRVIGSSWKREKTMRNFSRYAAGQGALGMMATTWFHVQRREWAVVERIIRTSGESFRRDFPD, encoded by the coding sequence ATGCACCGAGCCTACCAGTTGTTTGTGGTATTGGTTGCGCTGCTGTTCGCCGCCGTAAGTAGTGCTCTGGCGGCGGACGACGACACAGGATCCAGTGTGTATCGACCGCCGGCAAGGATTTGGCATTTCGTGTTGCGTGGAGTGACTCCCGATCGCGCCCGGTGGATGGTGGATCTGGCACGTTCGGCGGGATTCGAAGCTGTTCAGGTTTCGATCACCGATGGGGTTAAGCTTGACCGTGCGCCTTGGCAGGCTCGAGATGACGCCTGGAGTAAACCGGACTTTTTCGCCTGGGTTACCTATGCGCAAGAGAATGGGATGGAGGTCATCCCGGAGTTGGAACTCCTAACCCACCAAGAGAAATTTTTTCAGGGGAATTTTCCTGAATTGATGTTCAATAGAGTGACCTACGACCCTCGGAACGAAGAGACCTATCGACGGGTCTTAGCCCTGCTGGAAGAGCTCATAGACGCCCTGCATCCGCGAGCGATTCACATCGGTCATGATGAGGTGGCGGGGTACAACGTCAATTCCCTGAAGAGATGGTTGGGGCCTGGCGAAAACATGCTTCCGGCCGAGCTGTTCGTGCAAGATGTGCGGCGTATATATAGTTACTTGAAAGAGCGCGGCATCATGACCTGGATGTGGGGAGACATGCTTATTGCCCCGGAAGAGTTTCCGGAGATGTTGGACAAACATCTGCACGGCAGCGTGCCAGGCTATGGTAAGGCGTTACGGGACAAACTCCCCCGCGATATCGTCATCTGCGACTGGCACTATTTCGACGACCAAGCCGAGTTTCCTTCGTTGGCTGTCATGCAGCAGGAGGGTTTTCGAGTGATCGGCAGCAGTTGGAAAAGGGAAAAAACCATGCGCAACTTTAGCCGTTATGCGGCGGGGCAGGGTGCGTTGGGAATGATGGCCACTACCTGGTTTCACGTTCAGCGCAGGGAATGGGCGGTGGTGGAGAGGATTATCCGCACTTCCGGCGAGTCGTTCCGAAGGGATTTTCCCGATTAA
- a CDS encoding sulfotransferase family protein, translating to MIAQVDKTYIRTRPWKLWSRMVSYALFEGRPLTTRGRWVNPIVFAHFAVEKRLTQLKRVEKPVFILGTGRSGTTILGVVLSMHREVGFLNEPKALWHAIHPEEDLIGSYTRGTARYRIGAEEATLEVKKSAHRLFGAYLAATISRRVVDKYPELIFRVPFVKAIFPDAKFLFLSRNGWDTCHSIDGWSHRLGQQVGGENHDWWGVDRRKWDLLVDQIVPEHADLALHADAMRTWTNHTDMAAVEWVVTMREGLSLLQQYPNDVLQVSYEKLCAKPLQVLGEITPFTGLAGSDMPFIRYAESTLKPVGQKKPFALAPAIEKPFCEVMQKLGYEASL from the coding sequence ATGATCGCGCAGGTCGATAAAACCTATATTCGTACCCGACCCTGGAAGTTATGGAGTCGTATGGTGAGCTACGCCCTGTTTGAAGGGCGCCCTTTAACAACCCGTGGGCGATGGGTCAATCCGATCGTTTTCGCACATTTCGCAGTCGAAAAACGTTTGACCCAGTTGAAGCGGGTAGAGAAGCCGGTGTTCATACTTGGCACGGGGCGAAGCGGCACGACGATCCTCGGCGTGGTGCTCTCCATGCACCGGGAGGTGGGGTTTCTGAATGAACCCAAGGCGCTGTGGCATGCGATCCATCCCGAAGAGGACTTGATAGGCAGCTATACCCGAGGAACGGCACGTTATAGGATAGGGGCTGAGGAGGCGACGCTGGAAGTGAAAAAATCGGCCCACCGCCTTTTTGGCGCGTATCTGGCGGCAACCATTTCCCGTCGCGTCGTGGACAAGTATCCTGAGCTGATATTTCGGGTTCCTTTTGTTAAGGCGATCTTTCCGGATGCGAAGTTCCTGTTCCTGTCGCGTAACGGTTGGGATACCTGCCATTCCATCGATGGTTGGTCTCATCGATTGGGTCAGCAGGTTGGTGGTGAAAACCACGACTGGTGGGGCGTAGACCGCCGCAAGTGGGATTTGCTGGTCGATCAAATCGTACCGGAGCATGCCGATCTGGCCCTCCACGCCGATGCGATGCGCACGTGGACGAATCATACCGACATGGCGGCCGTGGAATGGGTCGTGACGATGCGCGAGGGGCTGTCTCTTCTGCAGCAATACCCGAACGATGTGCTGCAGGTGTCCTACGAGAAACTTTGTGCCAAGCCATTGCAAGTGTTGGGTGAAATCACCCCTTTTACTGGGTTGGCTGGCAGTGATATGCCATTTATCCGTTATGCTGAATCGACGCTGAAGCCTGTAGGACAAAAGAAACCTTTTGCGCTTGCGCCAGCCATTGAGAAGCCTTTTTGCGAAGTCATGCAAAAACTTGGCTATGAGGCGTCGCTGTGA
- a CDS encoding NAD-dependent epimerase/dehydratase family protein yields MRVLVLGGNGFIGSHVVDHLLAKGVKVRIFDRSKARYRSSLNNVDYRLAPFDDVPALAESLEGIDVVYHFVSTTVPSTSNLDPISDIGGNLVGTVRLLQLMVQKRVRRIVFLSSGGTVYGIPDVVPIPESHPLRPVCSYGVVKIAIENYLHMFGHLHGLEYVILRASNPYGERQGHKGVQGVIGTFAAKVLAGEPIEVWGDGSIVRDFIYIGDLADLCVRAGCTGGSGIVNAGSGIGYSIKDVINVLSKVSSRDVQVCYREGRPFDVPRVVLDITKAREWFDWEPRIDLNAGIGQTWQWLEKITQ; encoded by the coding sequence ATGAGAGTGCTGGTATTGGGGGGCAACGGTTTTATCGGGTCACACGTAGTTGACCACCTGCTCGCAAAAGGAGTAAAGGTTCGTATATTTGATCGGTCGAAAGCACGATATCGTAGCTCACTAAATAACGTCGATTACCGTTTAGCTCCTTTTGATGACGTACCAGCCCTTGCCGAATCTTTGGAGGGAATTGATGTCGTTTATCACTTTGTTAGTACCACCGTACCGTCCACATCGAACCTTGATCCAATTTCTGACATAGGAGGGAATCTTGTCGGTACAGTCCGCTTGCTGCAGTTGATGGTGCAGAAAAGGGTGAGGCGGATCGTTTTCCTGTCGTCAGGTGGTACAGTTTATGGGATTCCCGACGTGGTCCCGATCCCGGAAAGTCATCCGTTGCGTCCAGTCTGTTCCTACGGAGTGGTCAAGATCGCGATAGAAAATTACCTGCATATGTTTGGGCATTTGCACGGTCTTGAGTATGTGATTCTTCGAGCTTCCAACCCCTACGGGGAACGACAGGGTCATAAAGGCGTTCAAGGGGTCATTGGTACGTTCGCAGCCAAGGTGCTGGCCGGGGAGCCCATAGAGGTATGGGGCGACGGCTCTATTGTGCGTGATTTTATATACATTGGCGATCTCGCCGATCTTTGTGTTCGAGCAGGCTGTACCGGAGGTTCCGGGATAGTTAATGCCGGGAGCGGTATAGGGTATTCGATAAAGGACGTCATTAATGTCTTATCGAAAGTCTCTTCCAGAGACGTGCAGGTGTGTTACAGGGAGGGAAGACCCTTTGATGTTCCGCGGGTCGTTCTGGATATCACAAAGGCGCGAGAATGGTTCGATTGGGAGCCGCGCATCGATCTGAATGCTGGTATCGGACAGACTTGGCAGTGGCTGGAAAAGATAACCCAATGA